One genomic region from Nymphaea colorata isolate Beijing-Zhang1983 chromosome 12, ASM883128v2, whole genome shotgun sequence encodes:
- the LOC116266399 gene encoding lon protease homolog 2, peroxisomal, translated as MAEPVELPSRLAILPFKNKVLLPGAIIRIRCTTPSSVKLVEQELWQREEKGLIGVLPVRDTEAASTANEAGTNPKVPLLVSDLPKEDEKNQNETMHWHTRGVAARALHLSRGVEKPSGRVTYIVVLEGLCRFSVQEISPRGTYYIAKISRLDMTRAELEQAEQDTDLLLLSRRFKATATELISVLEQKQKTAGRAKVLLETLPVHRLADIFVASFEISFEEQLSMLDSVDLKVRISKATELVDRHLQSIRVAEKITQKVEGQLSKSQKEFLLRQQMRAIKEELGDNDDEEDDVAVLETKMQTAGMPPNVWKHAQRELRRLRKMQPQQPGYTSSRMYLELLADLPWQISSDERELDLKAAKDRLDSDHYGLVKVKQRIIEYLAVRKLKSDARGPILCFAGPPGVGKTSLASSIAAALGRKFVRISLGGVKDEADIRGHRRTYIGSMPGRLIDGLKRVSVNNPVMLLDEIDKTGSDVRGDPAAALLEVLDPEQNQTFNDHYLNVPFDLSKVIFIATANRIQPIPPPLLDRMEVIELPGYTHEEKLKIAIRHLIPRVLDNHGLNSQILQIPEDIVRLIIERYTREAGVRGLERNLAALARAAAVRVAEQECSIAVGNEVHPITTSLLDGTRLAESAEVELEVMPMGVKSHDLSNSLRGSPLMVIDEPMLEKVLGPPRFDGQETAERVATPGVAVGLVWTSFGGEVQFVEATAMVGKGDLHLTGQLGDVIKESAQIALTWVRARAPDLTFAAASEINLLEGKDIHIHFPAGAVPKDGPSAGVTLVTSLVSLFSQKKVRPDTAMTGEVTLRGLVLPVGGVKEKILAAHRYGIKRVILPERNVKDLVEVPSSVLACMEVLLAKRMEDVLDQAFEGGYPWRHHSKL; from the exons ATGGCGGAACCAGTGGAATTGCCGAGCCGTTTGGCGATCCTTCCATTCAAGAACAAGGTTCTTCTCCCGGGCGCCATTATTCGAATCCGTTGCACCACTCCTAGCAG TGTGAAATTGGTGGAGCAAGAACTCTGGCAGAGGGAGGAGAAGGGATTGATTGGGGTGCTTCCTGTCCGAGATACTGAAGCCGCGTCTACTG CAAACGAAGCTGGAACCAATCCAAAAGTTCCACTTCTTGTATCGGATTTGCCcaaggaagatgaaaagaatcAGAACGAGACTATGCATTGGCACACAAG GGGTGTTGCTGCCAGAGCTTTACATCTATCACGAGGAGTGGAGAAGCCAAGTGGAAGGGTCACGTACATTGTTGTCCTTGAAGGGTTATGTCGTTTCAGTGTTCAAGAAATTAGTCCAAGAGGAACATACTATATTGCAAAAATCTCACGTCTGGATATGACCAGGGCTG AGCTTGAGCAAGCAGAACAAGACACTGATCTTCTCTTGTTGTCTCGCCGATTCAAAGCAACTGCAACGGAATTGATCTCTGTTCTTGAGCAG AAGCAGAAAACTGCAGGGCGGGCCAAAGTCCTCCTTGAGACTCTACCTGTACATAGATTGGCTGATATATTTGTAGCAAGCTTTGAAATTAGCTTTGAGGAACAGCTGTCAATGCTGGACTCAGTTGATCTGAAAGTTAGGATATCAAAAGCTACAGAACTAGTTGACAGACATTTGCAG TCGATTCGAGTAGCAGAGAAGATAACCCAAAAGGTTGAGGGACAACTATCAAAATCTCAGAAGGAGTTTCTTCTGCGTCAGCAG ATGAGAGCAATAAAGGAAGAGCTTGGGgataatgatgatgaagaagatgatgtgGCTGTCTTGGAGACAAAGATGCAGACTGCAGGAATGCCACCAAATGTGTGGAAGCATGCTCAACGAGAGCTAAG GCGGCTGAGGAAGATGCAGCCACAGCAACCTGGTTACACTAGTTCACGGATGTATCTCGAGCTTCTTGCTGACCTTCCATGGCAGATATCGAGTGATGAGCGAGAATTGGATTTGAAAGCCGCCAAGGATCGCCTTGACAGTGATCATTATGGTTTAGTTAAAGTAAAGCAACGAATTATTGAATATTTGGCTGTTCGAAAG CTGAAATCAGATGCCAGAGGTCCTATATTGTGTTTTGCTGGTCCACCTGGTGTTGGTAAgacatccttagcatcatcaaTTGCTGCTGCCTTGGGCCGAAAGTTCGTGAGGATATCACTTGGAGGTGTGAAAGATGAGGCTGATATTAGGGGCCATCGAAGAACTTACATCGGAAGCATGCCAGGCCGTCTCATTGATGGTTTGAAG AGAGTATCAGTAAATAATCCAGTCATGCTTTTGGATGAGATCGATAAAACTGGTTCTGATGTGCGAGGAGATCCTGCTGCTGCTCTTTTAGAAGTTCTTGACCCAGAGCAGAACCAGACTTTCAATGATCA CTACTTGAATGTTCCATTTGATCTTTCGAAGGTGATCTTTATTGCAACAGCCAATAGGATACAACCTATACCCCCCCCTCTCTTGGATAGGATGGAAGTCATTGAACTGCCTGGGTATACGCATGAGGAAAAGCTAAAGATAGCTATTCGGCATTTGATCCCACGTGTACTGGATAACCATGGATTGAACTCCCAAATTCTTCAGATACCGGAG GATATAGTTAGGCTTATTATTGAAAGATATACACGGGAAGCTGGTGTTCGAGGGCTTGAGAGAAACTTGGCTGCCCTGGCTCGTGCAGCTGCTGTTAGAGTAGCTGAGCAGGAATGTTCTATTGCAGTTGGCAATGAAGTTCATCCAATTACAACATCCCTGCTTGATGGAACCAGACTAGCAGAGAGTGCAGAAGTGGAACTGGAAGTCATGCCTATGGGGGTAAAAAGTCATGATCTATCAAATAGTCTGAGAGGCTCACCCTTAATGGTCATAGATGAACCAATGCTTGAAAAAGTGCTGGGG CCACCCAGGTTTGATGGTCAAGAAACTGCAGAACGAGTGGCAACTCCAGGAGTAGCTGTTGGACTTGTTTGGACCTCGTTTGGAGGTGAGGTTCAATTTGTTGAGGCTACAGCAATGGTAGGAAAGGGTGATCTGCATTTAACTGGACAACTTGGTGATGTAATCAAGGAATCAGCTCAGATAGCATTAACTTGG GTAAGGGCGAGGGCACCAGATCTTACATTTGCAGCAGCATCTGAGATCAATTTGTTGGAGGGGAAGGACATTCATATACATTTTCCTGCTGGGGCTGTTCCAAAAGATGGACCATCAGCAGGAGTGACCTTGGTGACGTCATTAGTTTCTCTTTTTAGTCAGAAAAAAGTCCGGCCAGACACTGCAATGACTGGTGAAGTTACCCTACGGGGTCTAGTGTTACCTGTTGGTGGTGTGAAAGAAAAG